The window GCCAAGCGCATCGGGCATTGCCCCCGAAAACTGGTAAATGGTCGTCACCAGCAGACCGGCCAGAGCGACGATGAACGCATAAAACGCGAACCGGCTGCGCAACAGCAACAGCAAGGATCCCAGCACCGCGCCCCACACGCCAAACGCCCAGCCGGCTTCCGCCCATACCGGGAAGCCACCAAGATAGGCCAGCATCTGGTCGACCGAAATGTCGTAATTGCCAGTCATCGATGCGATGTAGTCGCGGTTGCGCAATTGAGACTGGAGATAATCGTTCGCACCGAAGGCGTTGAACAGCAGGGAAACCAGACCGATTACCCACAGGTGCCACGGCGTCCTTTTCGTACCAAGCCGCCTTTGTTCGCTATGTTTCATTTCGCTACCTCTCCCAAAGTTTCGAACGCAGACAAGATCTATCATTTTTGCAGACGGCGTGCATGGAAAAAACTGTCCAGCGCCCCTATCTGGCGCACATGGTCGATCTGTTTGCCGACGACGTTCCCGACAATATCATGCCCCGGTCCGCTGGTCCGGATGCACCGCTGGCCGACCGGCTGCGACCGGAAAATCTTGCCGAGATTATCGGCCAAGAGCACCTGACCGGGCCGGAGGGCGCAATCGGACGCATGGTGGCGGCAGGCCGGTTGTCCTCCATGGTCCTGTGGGGGCCGCCGGGCACCGGCAAGACCAGCATCGCCCGCCTGCTCGCCGCCGAAGTGGGGATGCGGTACCATGCAGTCAGCGCGGTATTTTCGGGCGTGGCGGATTTGAAGAAAGCCTTTGCAGAGGCTGACCGCGCTGCCCAGGCTGTTTCTGGGAACGGCGGGCGTACATTGTTGTTCGTGGATGAGATCCACCGCTTCAACCGCGCCCAGCAGGACGGTTTCCTGCCGTTCGTCGAACGCGGCACAGTCACGCTGGTGGGCGCGACGACCGAGAATCCCAGCTTCGAACTGAACGCCGCGCTTCTCAGCCGCGCGCAAGTGCTGATCCTGCACCGGCTGGATGCCGCTGCGCTGGAGAAATTGCTGGCGCGGGCGGAAGCGTTGCAAGGTCCCTTGCCCCTAACGGACGAGGCACGCGACGCGCTGGTCGCCAGTGCCGATGGCGATGGCCGCTTCCTGCTCAACCAGGCGGAAACGCTCTATAATGCGAAGCTGACGGACACGCTCGACCCGGCAGCGCTCGGCGCGTTTCTACAGCGCCGCGTGGCGGTGTACGACAAGGACCGCGAGGGGCATTACAATCTGATTTCCGCGCTGCACAAGGCGGTGCGCGGGTCCGATCCGCAGGCGGCGCTGTATTACATGGCGCGGATGCTGGTGGCGGGTGAAGAGCCATTGTTCCTCGCCCGGCGGCTGGTGCGGATGGCGGTGGAGGATATCGGGCTGGCCGATCCGGCTGCCTTGACGCAGTGCATGGCGGCGAAGGATGCCTATGAATTTCTCGGCAGTCCCGAAGGCGAGTTGGCACTAGTGCAGGCCTGCCTCTATCTTGCCACCGCGCCGAAATCGAACGCGGTCTATAAGGCGCAAAAGGCCGCCTTTCGCAGCGCCAAGGACACCGGCAGCCTGATGCCGCCTATGAACATCGTCAACGCGCCGACCAAGCTGATGAAGGATGTCGGATACGGCAAGGGATACACTTACGATCACGATGCGGAAGGCGGGTTTTCGGGCGACGATTACTGGCCGGAAGAAATGACGCCGCAGACCTATTACACGCCCGTGGAACGCGGCTTCGAACGCAAGATCGCCGAACGGATTGCCTATTGGAACAAGCTGCGCGGAACGCGCGAGTGACGCCTGTGATGAGAACGCGGCGCTTTCGGCAATTCCTGGCCATCGACTGGTCGGGCGCGGCCGGGGAACGCCATGCGGGGATTGCGCTTGCGGTCTGCGATGAAAGGGGCGGACCGCCCGTGCTGGTGGAGCGCGGGCGCAAGTGGTCGCGCGCCGAAGTGCTGGCAATCCTGCGCGATTTGCCGGCGGATACTCTGGTAGGCATGGACCTCGGCATCGCCCTGCCCTTCGCCGATTGCGGCGCGTATTTTCCCGGCTGGGCGGACGGTCCCGCTGACGCCAAAGCATTGTGGGCGATAATCGATCAAATCTGCGCCGGCGATCCCCATCACGGCGCCGCCAGCCTGGTCGATCACCCCGATCTGAGTCCATTCTTCCGCCGTCATGGCGGGCGCGAAGGCGCGAAATTCCGCTGTGACGGGGCCGAACATGGCAAAGGACGCTTCCGCGTCACCGAACACGCGCAAGCAGCGCAGGGGTGCAAACCCTACAGCAATTTCAATCTCGTGGGCGCGGCGCAGGTGGGCAAATCCAGCCTGACTGGCATGCGGGTGTTGCACGCATTGAGCGGCGCGGTGCCGGTCTGGCCAATCGATCCGCTGCCTGCGACCGGCTCCGTCATCGTCGAGATTTACACTGCGCTTGCGGCGAGAGAAGCTGGGCGTTCGGTCGGCCGCAGCAAGATGCGCGACCACGCAGCGCTGGCACATGCGCTGGCTGCATTCGGCTCGCCGCCCGCCGCGGGACATGGCGCGGTGGACGATCACAGTTCCGATGCTCTTCTCACCGCCGCATGGCTGCGCCACGTCGCGCAGGATCCGACAAGATGGCAACCAGAAGGCCTTACTCCGCAAATTGCCCGAACCGAGGGCTGGACCTTCGGCGTAGTTTGACGCAAAGGGCGCGGCGGACACAACGTGCCGGCTTAGCTCAGTTGGTAGAGCACCTGATTTGTAATCAGGGGGCCAGGGGTTCGAATCCTCTAGCCGGCACCATTTTGCTCTCGCAAAATGGTTCATTTGTTCAGCCTCAAGCGCCGGCGGTCGCATGCGCTCCCTTAGGCTATCCTCGCGCTTCGCGCTGCGGGCGGCCCTTTGGGCCTATGACTGCCGTGACCTGGAACCGGGTGCTACTTCAATAGCGTAGCGCAAGTTCGGTCCGCGACCAGCGGACCGCAAGCGCGAACGCGCGCCCGAGCTTATGCGAGGAAGCCAAGCGAGCGAATGCGAGCGCCCGGCGTTTGAGGGTCTAAACAAAAACGCCCGGATGGTTTCCGCCCACAGGGCCCCAAACAAAAAAGCGACTGAAACGCGCCACCTCCCCAAATCCGCACCACCCACCAATCACCCCCTACCCGCACCACAAGCGCAATGCTAAGCACCCATCCATGCTTACAATCGATGGTGTTACCGTGCGGCTTGGCGGCCGCGTTATTCTTGACCGTGCGCAGGCCTCCATCCCGCAGGGCGGGCGCGTGGGGCTGATTGGGCGCAATGGTGCGGGCAAATCTACGCTGATGAAGGCCATGATCGGCGAGATCGAGCCCGACGAAGGCAGCGTCAGTAAACCAAAGCGTGCGCGCATTGGCTACATCGCGCAGGAGGCACCGGCGGGCAATGCAACGCCTGCCGAACTTGTGCTGGCCGCCGACACCGAACGCGCCGCACTGATGGAGGAATCCGAAACCTGCACCGAACCGCAGAGGCTGGGCGATGTACACGAACGCCTGCTCGCCATTGACGCCTACAGCGCGCCTGCCCGCGCGGCGATCATCCTCGATGGGCTCGGCTTTGACGAGGCGATGCAGGCGCAGTCCATCGAAAGCTTTTCTGGTGGCTGGCGGATGCGCGTGGCGCTGGCGGCGGTGCTGTTTTCGCAGCCGGACATCCTGTTGCTGGATGAACCGTCGAACCACCTCGATCTGGAAGCCACGCTTTGGCTGGAAAATTTCCTCAAATCCTACCCCGCCACGCTGGTGGTTATCAGCCACGAGCGCGATCTGCTGAACAAGGTGGTGGACCACATCCTGCATCTGCAGGGCGGCAAGATGACGCTGTATCCCGGCGGCTACGACAGTTTTGAACGGCAACGCGCCGAGCGAGCCGCGCAGATCGCATCGGCTCAGGCATCGCAGGATGCGCAGCGAAAGCGATTGCAGGATTATGTGGCGAAGAACAGCGCCCGCGCCTCCACTGCCAAGCAAGCACAGTCGCGCGCCAAAATGCTGGCCAAGATGCAGCCGATCGCGGCTCTGATCGACGACCCGACGCTAAGCTTCAACTTTCCCGATCCGGCGGAACTCAAGCCGCCGATGATTACACTCGACATGGCGGCGGTCGGCTATCTGGAAGATACGCCGGTGCTGAAACGGCTCAACCTGAGGATCGACCCGGATGACCGTATCGCGCTGCTCGGGCGCAACGGGAACGGCAAGACGACGCTGGCGCGGCTGCTGGCGGCCCAGCTTCCCACTATGGACGGTGCAATGAACGCCTCGCCGAAAATGAAGGTCGGGTATTTCACGCAGTATCAGGTGGAGGAGCTGGAAGGCGACGCCACTCCGCTGGAACACATGACCCGCGCGATGGAAGGCACCAAGCCCGGCGCGGTACGCGCGCAGCTCGGCCGCTTCGGCTTTTCCGGCGATCGTGCATTGCAACCGGTCGGCAAATTGTCCGGCGGGGAACGTGCACGGTTGGCGCTGGCGCTGGTAACGCGCGATGCGCCGCATCTGCTGATTCTGGACGAGCCGACCAACCACCTCGACGTGGATGCGCGCGAGGCGCTGGTGCAGGCACTCAACGATTATACCGGCGCGGTTATCCTCATCAGCCATGACCGGCATATGGTTGAGCTGACGGCGGATCGGCTGGTGCTGGTCGATGATGGACTGGCGCAGCCCTATCAAGGCAGCATGGAAGACTATATCGACTTCGTGCTGGGCCGGAACCAGGGCGGCACTGCCGACGGGGCGAAGGGCAAGGCGGGCAAAGGCAAAGGCAAGACCGGCGGCAAGAAGTCAGGCAAGGCGCGCGCCGCGGCGCGGCAGATCAAGGCCGATCTCACCCGCGTGGAAAAATCGATGGCGGACGCGCAGGCGCATTGCACCCTGATCGACACGGCTATGTATGAACCCGACAAGGCTCCACCCGCTCTCACCAAATTCTCGATGAGCGACTTGCTCGCTGAACGAGCCAAACACGCCGCGAAACTGGAAGAGGCGGAGGCGGAATGGATGACGCTGAGCGAGAAGCTGGAGACCGTTTGACCATCGCGCAAACCCGCCCGCCCTTGACCCGTTCATCGGCAGTCGCCAGCACTGATTGCAGAAAACAGGTTTCGAATCGCAATGGGAGTTGCCCGTATGGCTGAAAACAGCACCACCGAAGAACTGACCACCCGTGTGGATGACGGCGTTCTGATCATCACCATCAACCGACCCGACGCCAGAAACGCGATGAACAAGGCGGCGGCAGAGGGCATCGCGGCGGCGCTCGACCGGCTCGACAGCGAAGACGATCTGCGCGTCGCCATCTTAACCGGCGCCGGCGGCACCTTCTGTTCCGGCATGGATCTGAAAGGCTTCCTGCGCGGCGAAAGCCCCAGCGTCGAAGGGCGCGGTTTTGGCGGTCTGACCGAGAAGAAGCCGGTCAAGCCGCTGATCGCTGCCGTCGAAGGATATGCGCTGGCAGGCGGTCTGGAACTGATGATCGCCTGCGATCTGGTGGTGGCGCATTCGGGCGCGAAATTCGGTATTCCGGAAGCGAAGCGCGGGCTCGCGGCGGCAGCGGGCGGTCTGATGGTGTTGCCCGACCTCATCCCGCACAAGGTGGCGATGGAGCTGGCGCTGACCGGCGATTTCATTGACGCCCAGCGCGCCTATGATCTGGGACTGGTCAACCGCGTTACCGATGGTTCGGTGATGGATGCAGCCATGGAACTCGCCCGCTCGATCACGGCGAATGGCCCAATCGCGGTGCGCGTGTCGAAACAGATCATGGACGAATCGCGGTCCTGGCCGCGCGACGAGCGTTACACGCGCCAGGCCAAGCTGCTGCCGGAAGTGTTCATGTCGCCCGACGCGCAGGAAGGCAGCAAGGCCTTCGCCGAGAAGCGGAAGCCGAACTGGACCGGGAAGTAACGCAGATGAACGGCGCGCTCGACGGCATTCGCATCGTGGAATTCGCCGGCATCGGGCCGGGGCCGTTCTGCGGCATGATGTTGGCCGATCACGGCGCCGAAGTCATCCGCATCGATCGCGCGAGCGGCGGGCGCGGCGGATCGACCCCGCTTTCGACCAAAGACGTTCTGGCGCGGGGCCGCAAATCCATCGCGCTGAACCTGAAGTCGGCTGAAGGCGTGGCACTCGCGCGCAAAATCTGCGCCAGCTCGGACGGGATTATCGAAGGCTTCCGCCCCGGCGTCATGGAGCGGCTCGGCCTTGGCCCCGATGAGCTGCTCGGCGACAATCCCGATCTCGTCTACGGCCGGATGACCGGCTGGGGGCAGACCGGCCCATATGCCCAGGCCGCCGGGCACGACATCAACTATATCGCGCTGGGCGGTGCACTGGCGCATTTCGG of the Alteripontixanthobacter maritimus genome contains:
- a CDS encoding replication-associated recombination protein A → MVDLFADDVPDNIMPRSAGPDAPLADRLRPENLAEIIGQEHLTGPEGAIGRMVAAGRLSSMVLWGPPGTGKTSIARLLAAEVGMRYHAVSAVFSGVADLKKAFAEADRAAQAVSGNGGRTLLFVDEIHRFNRAQQDGFLPFVERGTVTLVGATTENPSFELNAALLSRAQVLILHRLDAAALEKLLARAEALQGPLPLTDEARDALVASADGDGRFLLNQAETLYNAKLTDTLDPAALGAFLQRRVAVYDKDREGHYNLISALHKAVRGSDPQAALYYMARMLVAGEEPLFLARRLVRMAVEDIGLADPAALTQCMAAKDAYEFLGSPEGELALVQACLYLATAPKSNAVYKAQKAAFRSAKDTGSLMPPMNIVNAPTKLMKDVGYGKGYTYDHDAEGGFSGDDYWPEEMTPQTYYTPVERGFERKIAERIAYWNKLRGTRE
- a CDS encoding ABC-F family ATP-binding cassette domain-containing protein, producing MLTIDGVTVRLGGRVILDRAQASIPQGGRVGLIGRNGAGKSTLMKAMIGEIEPDEGSVSKPKRARIGYIAQEAPAGNATPAELVLAADTERAALMEESETCTEPQRLGDVHERLLAIDAYSAPARAAIILDGLGFDEAMQAQSIESFSGGWRMRVALAAVLFSQPDILLLDEPSNHLDLEATLWLENFLKSYPATLVVISHERDLLNKVVDHILHLQGGKMTLYPGGYDSFERQRAERAAQIASAQASQDAQRKRLQDYVAKNSARASTAKQAQSRAKMLAKMQPIAALIDDPTLSFNFPDPAELKPPMITLDMAAVGYLEDTPVLKRLNLRIDPDDRIALLGRNGNGKTTLARLLAAQLPTMDGAMNASPKMKVGYFTQYQVEELEGDATPLEHMTRAMEGTKPGAVRAQLGRFGFSGDRALQPVGKLSGGERARLALALVTRDAPHLLILDEPTNHLDVDAREALVQALNDYTGAVILISHDRHMVELTADRLVLVDDGLAQPYQGSMEDYIDFVLGRNQGGTADGAKGKAGKGKGKTGGKKSGKARAAARQIKADLTRVEKSMADAQAHCTLIDTAMYEPDKAPPALTKFSMSDLLAERAKHAAKLEEAEAEWMTLSEKLETV
- a CDS encoding crotonase/enoyl-CoA hydratase family protein; its protein translation is MAENSTTEELTTRVDDGVLIITINRPDARNAMNKAAAEGIAAALDRLDSEDDLRVAILTGAGGTFCSGMDLKGFLRGESPSVEGRGFGGLTEKKPVKPLIAAVEGYALAGGLELMIACDLVVAHSGAKFGIPEAKRGLAAAAGGLMVLPDLIPHKVAMELALTGDFIDAQRAYDLGLVNRVTDGSVMDAAMELARSITANGPIAVRVSKQIMDESRSWPRDERYTRQAKLLPEVFMSPDAQEGSKAFAEKRKPNWTGK